CCCGCCGTGATCGGCCACAGCATGGGCGGCAAGGCGGCCATGGCGCTGGCCCTGACGCAGCCGGATCGCGTCGGCCGCCTGCTGGTCGCCGACATCGCCCCGGTGACCTACGGCCGCGACCTCGCCGAGTACGCCTTCGCCATGCGCGACCTCGACCTGGAGGGCATCGCCCGGCGCAGCGAGGCGGACGCTGTCTTGAAGCCGTCGATCCCGGATGCCACGGTTCGCGCGTTTCTGCTGCAGAACCTCGTGCCGTCGCCGGAGGGCGGACTGGCCTGGCGCCTCAATCTCGATGCCATCGCCGGCTCCATCGACGACATTGTCGGCTTTCCGGCCGAGCTGGAGACGCGGACCTATGACGGCCCGGCCCTGTTCCTCCACGGAGGCGCCTCGGATTACGTCCGACCGGAGCACGAGCCCGCGATCCGTCGCCTGTTCCCGAACGCCGTGCTCGACGCGATGCCGGAGGCGCATCACTGGCTTCACGCCGATCAGCCCGACCTCTTTCGCGCGAAGGTGACCGACTTTCTCGCATAGCTGACCGGGAAACCGGGTCTGGCGTGCCTGCCGATTCTGCCTATGTACTTGTCTGCGGACGACACGATCAGCCTCGCCCGGCCTGGATGGACGATCCGAGGCTGCCCTCACGAAACAGGAGCGAACCCGTGAATGCGCTGAAGTCCCTCCTCGACTACGGCCAATCGCCCTGGCTCGACTTCGTCCGGCGCAACATGCTGCGCCAGGGCGGGCTCACCAAGCTGATCGAGACCGACGGCCTGCGCGGCGTCACGTCGAACCCCGCGATCTTCCAGAAGGCGATCGCGGCCGGCGACGACTACGACGACGCCGTCCGCACGATCGTCGAGAGGGACAATCCCGACGCCGGCCGGCTGTTCGAGGCCCTCGCGATCGAGGACATCCAGGAGGCGGCCGACCAGCTCCGCGGCGTCTACGACGAGACCGAAGGCCGCGACGGCTTCGTCAGCCTCGAGGTCTCGCCCTATCTCGCCAACGACACCGAGAGCACGGTCGAGGAGGGCCTGCGCCTGTGGCGCTCGGTCGACCGGCCCAATTTGATGGTCAAGGTGCCGGCGACCCCGGCGGGGCTGCCGGCGATACGCCGCCTGACCGCGTCCGGCATCAACGTCAACGTCACGCTGCTGTTCGCGCAGGACGTCTACGGCCAGGTCGTGGACGCCTTCATGAGCGGGCTCGAGGATCTGGTCGGCGAGGGGCGCGATCCCTCCAAGGTCGCGAGCGTCGCCAGCTTCTTCGTCAGCCGGATCGACGCGGCGGTCGAGGAGCAGATCGACGCCCGGATGGCCGAGGCCTCCTCCGACGAGCGGGCGCGGCTCGAGGGGCTCAAGGGCAAGGTCGCGATCGCCAACGCCAAGCTCGCCTACCAGATCTACCGCCGCCTGCACCAGAGCGAGCGCTGGGCGAAGCTCGCCGACGCGGGCGCGCAGCCGCAGCGCCTGCTGTGGGCCAGCACGGGCACCAAGAACAAGGCGTTTTCGGACGTGCTCTATGTCGAGGAGCTGGTCGGTACGGACACGGTCAACACGATGCCGCCCGCGACCATGGACGCGTTCCGCGACCACGGCCGCGCCGGTCTGACCCTCGAGGGCGATCTCGACGAGGCGAAGGCGACGCTCGACGGCCTGGAGGCCGTGGGCATCGACCTGGACGCGATCACGCGGGATCTCGTCGCGCAGGGCGTGACCCTGTTCGCGGACGCGGCGGACGAGCTCTACGCCGCCGTCGAGTACAAGCGCCAGGCGGTCCTGGCCGACGCGATCGACCGGCAGAGCGAGGCGCTTGCGCCGGAGCTGGACAAGGCGGTGCAGGCGATCCTGGGCGAATGGCGCGCGTCGGGCGGCATCCGCCGCCTCTGGCAGCGCGACGCCTCGCTCTGGACCGGACAGGACGAGGCCAAGTGGCTGGGCTGGCTGGACGTCGTCGACGCCGCCAATGCCGGTATGGCCGACCTCGAGGCGTTCGCCGCCGAGGTGAAGCAGCGCGGGTTCACGGACCTCGTGCTGATCGGCATGGGCGGCTCGTCGCTCGGTCCGGAAGTGCTGGCGGAGACCTTCGGGCGCCAGCCGGGCTTCCCCGAGGTGACGGTGATCGATTCGACCGATCCCGGCCAGGTCGCCGCGACGCTCGCGGCCATCGCCGTGCCGACCACGCTGTTCATCGTCGCCAGCAAGTCGGGTGGGACGCTCGAGCCGAACATCCTCAAGGACTTCTTCCTCGACCAGGCGACGCAGGCGCTCGGCGACGATGCGGGCCGGCATTTCGTCGCGATCACCGATCCCGGCTCGAACATGGAGACGGTCGCCAAGGCGGCGGGCTTCTGGCGTGTCTTCTACGGCGTGCCCAGCATCGGCGGCCGCTACTCGGTCCTCTCGAATTTCGGCCTTGTGCCGGCGGCGGCGATGGGCATCGACGTCCGGCGCTTCGTCGAATCGACGGCCTTGATGGTCCGCGCCTGCGGCCCCACCGTGCCGCCCGCGGCCAATCCCGGCGTGAAGCTCGGCGCCGTCTGGGGCGCCGCGTGGCAGGAGGGCCGGGACAAGCTGACCGTGGTCGCCGGCGACGGTGTCCGCGACCTCGGCGCATGGCTGGAGCAGCTCGTCGCCGAATCCACCGGCAAGCAGGGTTTCGCGATCATACCGGTCGACGGCGAGGCGCTGGCCGCGCCGGAGGCCTACGGCCATGACCGCCTCTTCCTGCACCTGTCGCGCAAGGACCGCCCGGCCGAGCCGGAGCTGGACGCCAAGCTCGACGCCCTGCGCCAGGCCGGCCATCCCGTCGTCTCGATCGCCTTGGCCGAGCCCTACCAGCTCGGGCAGGAGTTCTTCCGGCTCGAGATGGCGACGGCGGTCGCCGGTTCGGTCATGGGAATCAACCCGTTCGACCAGCCGGACGTCGAGGCGAGCAAGGTCGAGACGCGCAAGCTGACCGACGCCTTCGAAAAGAGCGGGGCGCTGCCCGCCGAGGAGCCGGTGCTCGAGGCCGACGGCATCCGCGTCTTCGCCGACGCCGCCAATGCCGACGCCTTGAAGGCCGCGCGCGCGTCCGACCTGGCCGGTGCCATCGCGTCTCTGATCGACCGGGTCAAGCCGTCCGACTATGTCGCCTTTCTGGCTTACGTGCCGCGCAATGCCGCCAACGACGCGCCCCTGCAGGCCATGCGCCTGGCCGCTCGCGACCGGTTGAAGGTGGCGACCTGCGTCGGCTTCGGGCCGCGTTTCCTGCATTCGACGGGGCAGGCCTACAAGGGCGGGCCGAACACGGGCGTGTTCCTGCAGATCACCGCCGACCCGGAAGCCGACCTGCCGGTGCCCGGCAAGTCCTACAGCTTCGGCGTGGTCCAGGCGGCGCAGGCGCAGGGCGATCTCGCCGTGCTGCGCGAGCGCGGCCGCCGCGCGCTGCGCTTCCACCTGACCGGAGGGATCGAGGCCGGCTTGGCAAGCTTGCAGGCCGCGATCGCACGCGCGATCGAAGGCTGAGGCCACTGAGCGTATCGGAGAGGGCTATGCAACTGGGCGTCGTCGGCCTCGGCCGGATGGGCGGCAACATCGTGCGTCGGCTCGCCCAAGGCGGCCATCAATGCGTCGCCTATGACCGCAACGCGGACGCGGTCGCGGCGCTGGGCGACGTCGCGGCCGGCGCGTCGAGCCTGGCGGATCTCGTCGGCCAACTGGACGCCCCGCGCGCCATCTGGCTGATGGTGCCTGCCGGGGCGATCACCGAGGCGGCGGTCCAGGACCTGGCCGGGCTGCTCGAGCCCGGCGACGTGATCATCGACGGCGGCAACAGCTTCTACAAGGACGACGTCAGGCGGGCGAAGGAACTGGCCGCCAAGGGCATCGCCTATGTCGATGCCGGCACGAGCGGAGGGGTCTGGGGCCTCGAGCGCGGCTACTGCCTCATGATCGGCGGCGACGCCGAGGTCGTCGACCGGCTCGACCCGATCTTCGCGACGCTGGCGCCCGGCCGCGGCGAGATTCCGCCGACGCCGGGCCGCGAGGGGCGCGATCCCCGTCCCGAGCAGGGCTACATGCATTGCGGCCCGGCCGGCAGCGGCCATTTCGTCAAGATGGTGCACAACGGCATCGAGTACGGCCTGATGCAGGCGTATGCCGAGGGGTTCGACCTGCTCCGCAACGCCGACCAGGGCGCCCGCCCCGAGGACGAGCGCTTTACCCTCGAGCTCGCCGACATCGCCGAGCTCTGGCGCCGCGGCAGCGTGATCACCTCCTGGCTGCTCGACCTGACGGCGAGCGCCCTGGCCGAGGACAGGCGGCTCGGCCGCTATTCCGGCTTCGTCGAGGATTCCGGCGAAGGGCGATGGACGATCGAGGCGGCGCTCGAACAGGCCGTGCCGGCCGAGGTGTTGACCGCCGCCCTGTACACGCGCTTCCGCTCGCGCCAGGAGCACACCTTCGCCGAAAAGGTGCTCTCGGCGATGCGGCAGGGCTTTGGCGGCCATCTCGAGCCGCCGGCGAAAGGATAGGTCCGTGGGCGAGGTCATCGACATCAACGGCCGGGTCGGGCGCGGCGAGGGGCCGCTGCCGCCCACCGCCATCGTCATCTTCGGCGCCACGGGCGACCTGACCAGCCGCCTTTTGCTCCCGTCGCTCTACAATCTCGCCAAGGCCGGCCAGCTGCCCGGCGGCTTCGCCATCATCGGCAACGGCCGCACGGACTGGGACGACGACGCCTTCCGCAAGGCCGGCGTCGAGGCGATGCAAAGCTACGCCAAGGCGCCGGAGGGCTGCGATTCGTGCGAATGGGTCGCCCGGCGCATGGTCTATGTCCGGGGCGAACTGGACGATGCCGACACCTTCCGGGCGATCGGCCGGCGCCTGGCCGAGATCGAGGAGGCCTACGGCACGGAGGGCAACGCGCTCTTCTATCTCGCCACCGCCGAGCGCTTCTTCGGAGCGACGGTTCGCGGACTGGGCGAGGCCGGCCTGGTCGACCAGAGCCGAGGCTCGCGGCGCGTCATCGTCGAGAAGCCGTTCGGCCACGACCTTGAATCCGCGCGCGCGTTGAACCGCGAGCTTCTCGACGTGCTGGACGAGCGCCAGATCTTCCGGATCGACCACTATCTCGGCAAGGAGACCGTCCAGAACCTCCTGGCGCTGCGCTTCGCCAACGCCATGTTCGAGCCCTTGTGGAACCGGGTCCATGTCGAGCATGTCCAGATCACGGTGGCGGAGACGCTGGGGGTCGAGGGCAGGGCGGGGTTCTACGACCGCACCGGCGCCTTGCGCGACATGGTGCCGAACCACCTCTTCCAGCTTTTGTCGCTGACGGCGATGGAGCCGCCGACCCGCTTCCACGCCGAGGAAGTCAGGGCGGAGAAGGCGCAGGTCCTGGACGCGATCACGATCTACGAGCACGACGTCGCCCGGCGAATGGGCGTGCGCGGCCAGTACGGCGCGGGGTCGATCGGCGGCAGGCCCGTTCCGGCCTATCGGGACGAGCCCGACGTCGCAGCCGGATCCGCGATCGAGACCTACGCCGCCCTCAAGCTCGAGATCGACAACTGGCGTTGGGCCGGAACGCCCTTCTATCTGCGCACGGGCAAGCGCCTCGCCCGCAAGCGCAGCGAGATCGTCGTGCGCTTCCGCGAGCCGCCCGGCGCCATCTTCAAGGGCACGGGCATCGAGCATTGCCTGGGCAACCGCATGGTGATCGGCATCCAGCCGGACGAATCGGTCCGCCTCGACTTCCGCGCCAAGGTGCCGGGCACGGCGATGACCATGGGCAACGTCTCCATGCGCTTCGAGTACGAGGACTACTTCCAGGCGCCTGCCAGCACCGGTTATGAGCGGCTGATCGCGGATGCCATGGTCGGCGACGCCACCTTGTTCCAGGATGCCCGCTCGATCGAAGCCGGTTGGGCGGTGGTCCAGCCCTTTCTCGACGTCTGGCAGGCCGATGGCGGCGAAGGGCTGCAGACCTACAGGGCCGGCTCCGCCGGTCCCGATGCCGCCGAAGGCCTGCTCGAGGAGGCGGGGCATGGCTGGCGCGGGCTCGACTGAAACGCCGCGAGGGCCGGGGGCCGCGTCGCGATGACGCCACCCGACCCGGTCGAGGCCGAACGGCTGCAGGCGGCGCAGGCCGCGGCGGCGCTGGTGGAGGACGGCATGCGGCTGGGCCTTGGCACCGGACGCGGCGCCGCGGCGGCGGTGCGAGCGATCGCGGACCGCATGACGGGCGAGGGGCTGCGGCTCGAGGCCGTGCCGACCTCGCAGGCGACGGGCGACTTGGCCTCCTCGCTCGGCATCCCGCTGATCGACCTGCCCGCGGACGGCCTCCTCGATCTGACCATCGACGGCGCCGACGAGATCGAGCCGGAAAGCCTGGCCCTGATCAAAGGGCTGGGCGGAGCGCTCCTGCGCGAGAAGCTGGTGGCCGCCGCCAGCCGCCGGCTGGTCATCGTCGCCGAGGCATCCAAGCTGGTCGGCCGGCTGGGCGAGCGCGCGCCCGTTCCGGTCGAGGTCGTGCCGTTCGGCTGGCAGCGCACGGCAACGCGCCTGCGCGCGTTCGGCGCCGACGTCGCGCCGCGCGTCGCTGCCGGCAGCGGGCGCCTGTTCGCCAGCGACAACGGCAACCCGATCCTGGACTGCCGCTTCGCGGACCTGTCGGATCCGGCCCGCCTCGACCGGGAGCTTTGCCTCGTCCCCGGCGTGATCGCCACCGGCCTGTTCATCGGCATGGCGACGCAGGCCCTGGTCGGCACGCGCCAGGGCCTGCGCCGGATCGAGCGCGTCGCGGACCGCTAGAGCCGTGCCGACACCGCCTTGACGATCGCCTCGATCAAACGGTCGGGCGGCGCGGCGACGTCGACGATCACCGCACCTTCCTCTTCGCTGGGCGGCTCCAGGGTCGCGAACTGGCTGTCCAGGAGGCTGGCCGGCATGTAGCGGTGCTTGCGCGCCTGGATCCGCCCCGCGATCAGCGCCTTGTCGCCGGCGAGATGGGCGAAGAGCACGTCGTCGTGACCGGCGCGGATGCGATCGCGGTAGCTGCGCTTCAGCGCCGAGCAGGTGATGACGCCCCGGGTGGCCTCCTGTCGCCAGCCGTCGATGGTCCGGGCGATGCGGTCGAGCCACGGCCAGCGGTCCTCGTCGGTCAGCGGCGTTCCCGCCGCCATCTTGGCGACGCTCGCCTCGCTGTGCAGGTCGTCGCCCTCGAGGAAGCGCCAGCCCAGCCGTTCGGCCAAGCCCTCCCCGACCGTGGTCTTGCCCACGCCGGAGACGCCCATGATGATGACCGCGGTCAATGCGTGCGTGCCCATCGTCTCAGCGCCTCGCCGGCATGCGCCGGCCCTGTCCGAACAGGATCGATCGCGAGTCGTCGTTCACGGTCGGCGCGGTCTTGAGATCGGCGCCGACCGCGTAGGCGCGTGCGGTCGCGGGCCTGGCCCGGATGGCCTCGAACCAGCGCTTGAGATTCGGGAACACGGCGAGGTCCATGCCCTGGCGCTCGTGCGGCACGATCCAGGGATAGCAGGCCATGTCGGCGATGGAGTAGTCGCCGGCGATGCAGTCGCGATCGGCCAGGCGCTCGTCGAGCACGCCGTAGAGCCGCTCCGTCTCCTTGACGTAGCGCTCGATCGCGTAGGGGATCGTTTCTCGCGCGTAGGTCTTGAAGTGGTGGTTCTGGCCGAGCATCGGCCCGAGCCCGCCCATCTGCCACATCAGCCATTGCAGGACCTCGACGCGCTCGCGCAGGCCGCTTGGCAGGAAGCGCCCGGTCTTCTCGGCGAGATAGATGAGGATCGCGCCGGACTCGAACACGGAGACCGGCGTCCCGCCGCCCGCCGGGTCGGTGTCGACGATGGCCGGCATGCGGTTGTTCGGCGCGATCCTGAGGAAATCGGGCTCGAACTGCTCGCCCTTGGAAATGTTCACCGGCTTGACCGTGTAGGGCAGGCCGGTCTCCTCCAGGAACAAGGTGATCTTGTAGCCGTTGGGGGTCGGCCAGTAATGCAGCTCGATCATGGGTCTCGCGGCTCCTCGTCGTCGGCCCGTCCATCGGGCGGCCGTGCCGGCCGCGACGGGTCTTTCAGCATAGGCCGGCAGCATAGGCCGGGCTGCGCCCCCCGCCAGCCCGGCGCCGCAGGCCTTCCGGTTGTGAGGGGGCGTCTCCTTCGTCGTCAGGTGCTGGGCTTGCCGAGCTCGGCCAGGATCGCGGCATGGGCGCGGGCGCCGTTGTGCAGGCAACGCAGCTCGAACTTCTCGTTGGGCGAATGCACGCGGTCGTCCTCGAGGCCGAAGCCGATCAGGAGGGAATCGAAGCCGAGCAACCGGCGTATCGCGCCTGCGACCGGGATCGAGCCGCCGCAGCCGATCAGGACCGGCGTTTTGTCGAACACGCGGTCCAGGCCGCGCAGGGCCGCGGTCAGCTCCGGCGAGCGGTCCGGCACCTCGATCGCGGGCGACGCGCTGTGCACGGTAAGCTCGACCCGGCAGTCCGCCGGCGCGCGCTCCTCGAAGAAGCGGCGTATGCCCGCCTCGACCGTCTTGGGGTCCTGGCCCGGCACCAGCCGGCAGCTGATCTTGGCCGTGGCGTGCGCCGGGATGACGGTCTTGGCGCCCTTGCCGGTATAGCCGCCATGGATGCCGTTGACGTCGCAGGTCGGGCGCGACCACAGGCGCTCCAGCGCCGACCGCCCGGCTTCGCCGGCCGGCGTCTTCAGCCCGACCTCGGCAAGGAAGGCCGACTCGTCGAAGCCCAGCTCCCGCCATTGCGCCAGGCGCTCCGCGCTGGGCTCCGCGATGCCGTCGTAGAAGCCCGGGATCTGGATCCGCCCCTGCTCGTCGTGCAGCTGCGCGATCAGCCGGGCCAGGACGTTGATGGGATTGGGCACGGCGCCGCCATACATGCCGGAATGCAGGTCGCGCGAGGGGCCGTGCAGGGTGACCTCGCTGTAGACCATGCCGCGCAGGCTGGTCGTGATCGCCGGCGTGTCGATGTCCCACATGCCGGTATCGGAGATCAGGCAGACATCGGCGGCCAGTTCCTCCCGGTTCGCCTCGAGAAACCCGTTCAGGCTGGGACTGCCGCTTTCCTCCTCGCCCTCGAGCAGGACCGTGATGCGGGCGGGATAGGAGCCGTGCACCGCATGCCATGCGCGCAGCGCCTCCAGCCAGGTCATGACCTGGCCCTTGTCGTCGACCGCGCCGCGCCCGACCACGCGCGGGCCCCGCTCGGCCTCGATCACGACCGGCTCGAAAGGCGGGCTCTCCCAGAGCTCGATCGGATCGGCCGGCTGGACGTCGTAGTGGCCGTAATACAGGAGACGGGGCGCGCCTTCGGGATGCGCCCTGCTGTGCCCGACCACCATCGGATGGCCTGGCGTCTCCCGCACCGCCGCGTCGAACCCGATCGCCGACAGCTCGGCCGCCAGCCATTCCGCCGCCCGACGGCAGTCCGGCTTGAAGGCGGGATCGGTGCTCACGCTCGGGATGCGCAAGAGGTCGCACAGCCGGGCGACGGCGAGGGCGGCATCCTGGTCGAGCCGTTCGAGGACGGGGGCGAGGGGATCGGACATCACGGGCACTTTCGTTCGCTTGCATCGACAGGGACGCCCGCGCGGCCGCAGCCCCTGGGCCAGCCTTGTCTGCACCCCCGGCCGTCGTCTGTCCACCACTCGGCCCTCGTCGCGGCCGTGAAGGCTCAGCGCGACACGCGCAGGTCGCTGAGCTGGCTGCCGATCGTGCGGAACGCGCTGCGCAGCTTGGCCGAATCGGGCGAATCGAAATGGTGCGCGACGCTGGTCGCGCAGTTGCGCATGATCGTCTTGACGCCGGACGGCGGGTTGTTGAACACGATCGTGTAGAGGATGACGCCCTTCGCCTTCACGGTCGTGCACAAGGTCTGGAGCCGGCCGTTCAAGGCATTGAGCACCGATGTCTTGTCGGTCGCCGTGGTAAGCCGCCGGTCGGACAGGCGCCCATAGGAGGCATAGTCGGAGAGAAGGCCCGACGCCTTGTGCACACTGTCGTTGACCGAGAAGTCGTTCTGACCGTCGGTCAGGATGACGACGACCTTGTCCATGTTGCGCGTGCCGTAGTCGAGCGGCAGGTCGTCCGGCAAGGCCGCGTTGCTCCAGAGGCCGCGCCATTTTGGCGAGAGCGTCTGCCAGCCCCAGACGAGGCCCTGGTTGATGATCGTTCCGCCGCGGGGCGGCCAGAAGCTCATGCCGTTGATCGCCGCCTTGACCGCGGCCTTGTCGGCGGCCAGCGGCAGGATCGGCGTGCCGCAGCTGAGGTTTGGTCCTTTGCCCACCGACGATCCGCCGTTCGAGCTGGGATTGGGGATGCCGCCGGCGGAGGCCTTGTCGTTGATCGCCGGCGCGGCAAGCGCCTTGCCGTTCGCGTCGACCGTGGCGCCGGCGCTGTCCATCCAGTAGCGGTTGTCGTCCTTGTTCTGCGGAAAGATGAAGGGCCGGAACCGCTCGGCGGACTGCCCGGCCTGCGCGGTCAGGTAGTTGCCGTGCAGGAAGGGCGGTTCGTCGGTCATGTCGTTGCCGTGCTGATGACGGGCCTCGACACAGCCTTTCCAGGCGTTCGAGTTCGCGTCCTTGACATAGGGACCGCCCGGGCTCCAGCCGGGAACGCTCGCCAGCCAGTCGGCGTTCTCGCTGCCGACATTCACCGCGCCTGTGAACGGAACGACGCTGACCCAGAAGTTCGGCAAGGTGGCGTTGTCGCCATAGAGAATGTCGACCAGGGTCAGGGCCGCCGTCTTCATGGCATCGATGCCGGACTGTTTCATGGAGTTCGTGTTGTCCATGACCAGGGCCAGCTCCATGCCGCGCGCGGTTCGTCGGACCGTGGTGGCGCCGGCGACCGTCATCGTGTCGACGCCCAGCACGGAGAGGAAGGTGGTCGGCACGTGGGCGGTCGCGCGGAGCGTCAGCTCCTTGCCATCGGCCGTCTCGATCAGCGTCGGACCCTCCAGGGCGATGCCCATGGACCCGGTCGGGAAGTTCGCGTGGAAGAAGGCCGTCATGTCGCTCTGCGCCTGGCCGTCCCGGGCGCGGCCGGCGGCGAGGCCCGCTTGGTCGAGCGCGTCGATCAGGCGCGAGCGCACGGCGTAGGCGCGCGCCGTGTCGGCCGCCAGCCCGACCACGCCGACCAGCGGCACGGCGGCGGCGGCCAGGAGAAGGACGGCCACGCCCTTGTCCTCGCGGCGAAGGCGTCGAAGCAGGTCAAGCACGGCGCAAAGCGGCGCGGGTGAAAACATGGCGGGCAACCCTGGACCACGGTCATGAGGGGACCGCACTGTCGCCCGGCGATCGTCAAGAAAACGTTAAGGGCCGCTGCCCGTCCCGCCCCGGAGAAAAGCGAAGCCGCGTTGACGGATTCTTAAGGATTGCCGCGCAGGATGACGGGCGACGCAGCCGAAAACCCTCGTCTGCACCCCTCCTTGGATGGAGTTCCCGCGATGATCTCTCTTCTCCGCCGCCTGCGCCGCGACGAGTCCGGCGCCACCATGATCGAATACGGCCTGATCGCCGCCCTGGTTTCCGTCGTCGCTATCGGTGCCTTGAGCACCTTGGGTGATGGCTTGTCCACCAGCTTCGAGAGCATTGCTGGCAAGCTGACCGACACCGCCGGTGAGATTGATGGCGGCACTGGCGGCACGGGTGGCACCGGCGACACGGGCACCACGCCGTAGCGTCTACGTTGCAGCCTGACGAACCGGGGCGCGGCCGCGAGGCCGCGCCCTTTCTCTTCAGTCCGGGACGAAATCCCCGAAAGAAACGTGCGCCGTTAACCGCTTCTTAGCATCCTCCTGCCAGTCTGGGCGTGCAGGCGCCGGATGTCCGGTGCGACCCGATCACGTGGACGCCTCGCGATGCCGACCTCCGCCTTCGCCGAACCGATCGTCCTGACCGTCCTGGCCCTGCTTCTGGCCGGCGCCGCCGCTTGCGACCTCCGGCGCTTCCGGATCCCGAACGCCCTTTCCCTGGCGGTGGCCGGCCTGTTCCTGCTCGGCCTGCCGGTCGTCGGGCCGTCGCCGTTCATGCTCGGCGCCTCGATCCTGACCGGGCTCGTCGTCTTCGCCGCCGGTGCCGGCCTGTTCGCCTGCGGCGCTTTGGGTGGCGGCGACGTCAAGCTCCTGAGCGCCCTGTCGCTCTGGGCCGGACCCGCCGGGATCCTGCCTCTTCTCACGATGACGGCGCTGGCTGGCGGCGGGCTC
Above is a genomic segment from Geminicoccaceae bacterium SCSIO 64248 containing:
- a CDS encoding VWA domain-containing protein, whose product is MAVLLLAAAAVPLVGVVGLAADTARAYAVRSRLIDALDQAGLAAGRARDGQAQSDMTAFFHANFPTGSMGIALEGPTLIETADGKELTLRATAHVPTTFLSVLGVDTMTVAGATTVRRTARGMELALVMDNTNSMKQSGIDAMKTAALTLVDILYGDNATLPNFWVSVVPFTGAVNVGSENADWLASVPGWSPGGPYVKDANSNAWKGCVEARHQHGNDMTDEPPFLHGNYLTAQAGQSAERFRPFIFPQNKDDNRYWMDSAGATVDANGKALAAPAINDKASAGGIPNPSSNGGSSVGKGPNLSCGTPILPLAADKAAVKAAINGMSFWPPRGGTIINQGLVWGWQTLSPKWRGLWSNAALPDDLPLDYGTRNMDKVVVILTDGQNDFSVNDSVHKASGLLSDYASYGRLSDRRLTTATDKTSVLNALNGRLQTLCTTVKAKGVILYTIVFNNPPSGVKTIMRNCATSVAHHFDSPDSAKLRSAFRTIGSQLSDLRVSR
- a CDS encoding Flp family type IVb pilin, with the translated sequence MISLLRRLRRDESGATMIEYGLIAALVSVVAIGALSTLGDGLSTSFESIAGKLTDTAGEIDGGTGGTGGTGDTGTTP
- a CDS encoding prepilin peptidase, with protein sequence MPTSAFAEPIVLTVLALLLAGAAACDLRRFRIPNALSLAVAGLFLLGLPVVGPSPFMLGASILTGLVVFAAGAGLFACGALGGGDVKLLSALSLWAGPAGILPLLTMTALAGGGLALAWLLAGAVTSRSASTPHGEAPVPVLRRPVPYAVAIAAGGADLILRRLAA